The following proteins are co-located in the Malus sylvestris chromosome 13, drMalSylv7.2, whole genome shotgun sequence genome:
- the LOC126595726 gene encoding uncharacterized protein LOC126595726, with protein MSTVREGKKKPKPAMEPGVISWEERKSLADKDEELLEKQIQDLKTWTNMIDSIEEKELKEYLRKRPDELKTVKIIQKTNSKQNQRGEKPKCSTSNGIMASVWKFHKEEEEDEEF; from the exons ATGTCTACAGTGAGGGAAGGAAAGAAGAAACCAAAGCCAGCCATGGAGCCAGGAGTTATTTCGTGGGAGGAGAGAAAAAGCCTCGCAGACAAGGATGAAGAGCTTTTggagaaacaaatacaagatctcaaaacatgg ACGAACATGATAGATTCGATAGAGGAGAAAGAATTAAAGGAGTATTTGAGAAAGAGaccagatgaattgaagacagTGAAGATCATCCAAAAGACCAATTCTAAACAGAACCAAAGAGGTGAAAAGCCCAAATGCTCAACATCTAATGGGATTATGGCTTCGGTTTGGAAGTTCcacaaggaagaagaggaggatgAAGAATTTTAG